One Actinomadura viridis genomic region harbors:
- a CDS encoding epoxide hydrolase family protein has translation MSAPGVPGVRPFRLEVPDSALDDLRDRLGRTRWPADFEGSGWAYGVPLAHLRDLAEYWRTGYDWRACEAELNLHPQFTTTIDGAGVHFLHVRSPEPDAMPLVMTHGWPGSVVEFLDVIGPLADPRAHGADPAGAFHLVLPHIPGFALSGPLPEAGWDVDRIARAWAELMRRLGYRRYGAQGGDWGHAITRRLAALDGDHVIAVHLNTLFTPPPADPGELAALSEDDRARLRLMTESYAEMAGYAQIQGTRPQTLAYGLTDSPVGQLAWIAEKWHEWADPGSVVTRDRLLTNVMLYWLTATAGSSARLYYEDFHPSAPPSAEPCTTPVGVAVFAGDLARPVRSLAERENSIAYWSELPRGGHFAALECPGLFAEDVRTFFGLFR, from the coding sequence GTGAGCGCGCCCGGCGTCCCCGGTGTCCGCCCGTTCCGCCTGGAGGTCCCCGACTCCGCGCTCGACGACCTGCGCGACCGGCTCGGCCGCACCCGCTGGCCCGCGGACTTCGAGGGATCGGGCTGGGCGTACGGCGTCCCGCTCGCCCACCTCCGGGACCTGGCCGAGTACTGGCGCACGGGCTACGACTGGCGCGCGTGCGAGGCCGAGCTGAACCTCCACCCGCAGTTCACCACGACGATCGACGGCGCCGGCGTGCACTTCCTGCACGTCCGTTCACCCGAGCCCGACGCGATGCCGCTGGTGATGACGCACGGCTGGCCCGGCTCGGTGGTGGAGTTCCTGGACGTGATCGGCCCCCTCGCCGATCCGCGCGCGCACGGCGCCGACCCCGCCGGGGCGTTCCATCTCGTCCTGCCGCACATCCCCGGGTTCGCGCTCTCGGGGCCGCTTCCCGAGGCCGGGTGGGACGTCGACCGCATCGCCCGGGCCTGGGCGGAGCTGATGCGGCGCCTGGGGTACCGCCGGTACGGCGCGCAGGGCGGCGACTGGGGGCACGCGATCACGCGCAGGCTCGCCGCCCTGGACGGCGACCACGTGATCGCCGTCCACCTCAACACCCTCTTCACGCCGCCGCCCGCCGATCCCGGCGAACTGGCGGCGCTGTCCGAGGACGACCGGGCGCGGCTGCGGCTGATGACCGAGTCGTACGCCGAGATGGCGGGGTACGCGCAGATCCAGGGGACCCGCCCGCAGACCCTCGCCTACGGCCTGACCGACTCCCCGGTGGGACAGCTGGCGTGGATCGCCGAGAAGTGGCACGAATGGGCCGATCCCGGCAGTGTCGTCACCCGAGACCGGCTGCTGACGAACGTGATGCTCTACTGGCTGACCGCGACCGCGGGTTCCTCGGCGCGCCTCTACTACGAGGACTTCCACCCGTCGGCGCCCCCGAGCGCCGAGCCGTGCACGACGCCGGTCGGGGTGGCGGTGTTCGCCGGTGACCTCGCGCGCCCCGTCCGCAGCCTGGCCGAACGGGAGAACTCCATCGCGTACTGGAGCGAGCTTCCCCGCGGGGGGCACTTCGCGGCACTGGAGTGCCCCGGCCTCTTCGCGGAGGACGTCCGGACGTTCTTCGGCCTCTTCCGGTGA
- a CDS encoding SDR family NAD(P)-dependent oxidoreductase has product MDGTGGPRPVAFVTGAAGGVGAAVARALAAAGAAVAVVDRDAAGAAAVAAGLGPGRALACPADVFDGDAVEDAVERAERELGPIGVLVNVAGIRRPVTPRTTAADHAVPDRALPDGGLGDHGLLDHGLLDHGGGTFAVRATGVFLVSRAVARRMVSRRSGSIVTVDTGPPDPGGRPGPPLSARAVCGAAAVQFTRCLGDELAAYGIRCAVVPPGATEAAAVRALRAETLDGTWRARTGTGPIRTGTVPVPVLTPVPTPVPTPVSRAGAAARGPGPASHRP; this is encoded by the coding sequence ATGGACGGCACCGGTGGGCCCAGGCCCGTCGCCTTCGTGACGGGAGCGGCCGGCGGCGTCGGCGCCGCCGTCGCCCGCGCGCTGGCCGCCGCCGGTGCGGCGGTCGCCGTGGTGGACCGGGACGCGGCCGGTGCCGCCGCGGTGGCCGCCGGCCTGGGGCCGGGGCGCGCGCTGGCGTGCCCGGCCGACGTGTTCGACGGGGACGCGGTCGAGGACGCGGTCGAACGCGCCGAGCGGGAACTCGGCCCGATCGGCGTCCTGGTCAACGTCGCCGGGATCCGCCGCCCCGTCACCCCTCGCACCACCGCCGCGGACCACGCCGTCCCGGACCGAGCCCTCCCGGACGGCGGTCTCGGTGACCACGGTCTCCTTGACCACGGTCTCCTTGACCACGGGGGCGGGACGTTCGCGGTGCGCGCGACCGGTGTCTTCCTGGTCTCCCGCGCCGTCGCCCGCCGCATGGTCTCGCGCCGGTCGGGCTCCATCGTCACGGTCGACACCGGCCCGCCCGACCCGGGCGGCCGCCCGGGCCCGCCCCTGTCGGCCCGCGCGGTGTGCGGGGCGGCGGCCGTTCAGTTCACCCGGTGCCTGGGGGACGAACTCGCCGCCTACGGGATCCGCTGCGCGGTCGTCCCGCCCGGCGCCACCGAGGCCGCCGCCGTGCGCGCCCTGCGGGCGGAGACCCTGGACGGGACGTGGCGGGCCCGCACGGGCACGGGCCCGATCCGCACGGGCACGGTGCCGGTGCCGGTGCTGACGCCAGTGCCGACGCCGGTGCCGACGCCCGTCAGCCGGGCGGGAGCCGCTGCGCGAGGACCCGGCCCGGCCAGTCACCGACCATGA
- a CDS encoding GNAT family N-acetyltransferase: MEIRRGGAEDAPLILAMLDGAVAWLSGQGRSGQWGDTPWSASPRGVERVGGIARDDEIWIAEVGGRPAGAMALSSGPPPYVAPVEEPEVYITLLVTDRAFAGLGVGAALIEHARERARRQGTGLLRVDCYGGGDGRLVEYYRGNGFTPAGEFMVGDWPGRVLAQRLPPG; this comes from the coding sequence ATGGAGATCCGGCGTGGCGGCGCGGAGGACGCGCCGCTGATCCTGGCGATGCTGGACGGCGCGGTGGCGTGGCTCTCGGGCCAGGGCCGGTCGGGCCAGTGGGGCGACACCCCCTGGAGCGCCAGCCCGCGGGGCGTGGAGCGGGTCGGCGGGATCGCCCGTGACGACGAGATCTGGATCGCGGAGGTCGGCGGCCGTCCCGCCGGGGCGATGGCCCTGTCCTCCGGCCCGCCGCCGTACGTCGCGCCGGTGGAGGAGCCGGAGGTCTACATCACCCTCCTGGTCACCGACCGGGCGTTCGCGGGACTCGGGGTGGGCGCCGCGCTGATCGAGCACGCCCGCGAGCGGGCCCGGCGCCAGGGCACCGGGCTCCTGCGCGTCGACTGCTACGGGGGCGGCGACGGGCGCCTGGTCGAGTACTACCGCGGCAACGGTTTCACGCCCGCCGGGGAGTTCATGGTCGGTGACTGGCCGGGCCGGGTCCTCGCGCAGCGGCTCCCGCCCGGCTGA
- a CDS encoding TIGR03621 family F420-dependent LLM class oxidoreductase yields MSDQRPFRFGVVAESVRTAEELTAVATRAEELGYSTLTLRDHFVAEPFGDQLAPMVALTAAACATRTLRLGTLVLANDHRHPVLLAKEAATLDHLSGGRFELGVGAGWLREEYERAGIPFEAAGTRVDRLEESLRILRSLLAGEKTTLAGDHYRVRDLTVFPSPVQTPPPLLVGAGSPRMLRIAGRHADIAGILPRALPGGTISGEMSERTPETIARKVALVRESGRDIELSMLVSPTFGPDPRGCAARVAVLRGWGASSTDLVMDMPSQFIGPPEHIAEQMAARRERYGFTYLLVPDRDMERFAPVIGLLA; encoded by the coding sequence ATGAGCGATCAGAGACCGTTCCGTTTCGGCGTCGTCGCCGAGTCGGTCCGTACGGCGGAGGAACTGACCGCCGTGGCGACGCGCGCCGAGGAACTCGGGTATTCGACGCTGACGCTGCGGGACCATTTCGTGGCCGAGCCGTTCGGTGACCAGCTCGCCCCGATGGTCGCCCTCACCGCCGCCGCGTGCGCGACCCGTACGCTGCGCCTCGGCACGCTGGTCCTGGCCAACGACCACCGCCACCCGGTGCTCCTCGCCAAGGAGGCCGCCACCCTCGACCACCTGTCGGGCGGCAGGTTCGAGCTCGGCGTGGGGGCGGGCTGGCTGCGCGAGGAGTACGAGCGGGCGGGGATCCCGTTCGAGGCCGCCGGAACCCGGGTGGACCGGCTGGAGGAGTCCCTGCGGATCCTGAGGAGCCTGCTCGCGGGGGAGAAGACCACCCTCGCCGGTGATCACTACCGGGTCCGCGACCTGACGGTCTTCCCCTCCCCCGTCCAGACGCCGCCGCCGCTGCTGGTCGGCGCGGGAAGCCCCCGGATGCTCCGCATCGCCGGGCGGCACGCCGACATCGCGGGGATCCTGCCGCGCGCGCTGCCCGGCGGCACGATCTCCGGCGAGATGTCCGAGCGGACGCCGGAGACGATCGCCCGCAAGGTCGCCCTGGTGCGGGAGTCCGGGCGCGACATCGAGCTGAGCATGCTCGTGTCGCCGACGTTCGGCCCGGACCCCCGCGGGTGCGCCGCGCGGGTCGCGGTGCTGCGCGGCTGGGGCGCCTCGTCCACCGATCTGGTGATGGACATGCCGTCGCAGTTCATCGGCCCGCCCGAGCACATCGCCGAGCAGATGGCCGCGCGCCGCGAGCGGTACGGCTTCACCTACCTCCTGGTGCCGGACCGGGACATGGAGCGGTTCGCCCCGGTCATCGGCCTGCTGGCCTAG